TACGCTGGCGATAACTTGGGGATGCTTCTTGGTTTTTGCGGTGTGGTTGGGATCCATGCGTGCAGGCTTAGCTATTTTTATGCTCCTCTACACAGTCTTAATGGCATCCTATCTGATGCACGTCTTAAATATCGTTTTCGCCTATACCGACAAGTACGCGCCCTATTGGGGATTACTAACCCGTTACTTTTTAAGTTTTGCAGTCATAAGCGCTGTGTTCTTCAGCCTTATCTTGGGAAAAATAACGCGGAACCGAAATAAGGTGTTGACCCTTCGTCCTTTCACCATAATTGCCCTTCAATTTTTTGCCCTTATCTGCATCCTATGGCTGCGCAACACGTCATTACCACAATTGTCGGGCGGAATATTTATCACCCTTTATTTGGCGCTTGCCTTACTATCCATTTTGTTGTTGTGGTTTTTGTTTGCATCTCCCAGACGGCTTCAGATCTTTTTGATTGTGGTTTTCCTCCTATGTATAGCGCCGTTACTCCTTTTTAAGAACAACCCGGCAGCAGAAGATGCTGTGTCGACCGAGGGCGCTCCTGCTGCCGCCCAAGCCAAACACGTAGTCCTCATTACGGTCGACACGCTGCGCCGCGATGCCTTGGGATGTTATAACGCCGAATACAAAGGACAAACACCACAGATCGATGGATTGGCTGAAGACAGCACTGTATTTACAAAAGCCTTTAGTGCTGCTCCGTGGACCTGTCCTTCAGTAAGTTCCATTTTGACGGGTCTAAGGCCTCAGGTGCACCAAATGATTACCGGGAAAGGGGCACTGACAGAAAAAGCGCCGACCTTGGCGGAGGCGATGCAACAAGGAGGCTACCATACAAGCGCCATCGGCTTTAACGGTCTTTTGCAAGAACGGAGCAAATTGAACCGCGGTTTTAAGGAATACCACTGGTATCCCATGCAAAAATACGATATCGAACATTTTGGCGTGGGCTTGACTCATGAATTAATCTATATGCTGCCGCGCTTAATTCCTGACGCTTCCGGTATGACCGATCATGCCATTGAATGGGTTCAAGAAAATCGGGAACGGGATTTCTTTTTGTGGCTCCATTATTTTGATCCTCACACGCCTTATAAACCGCCCGTAGCGCATCAACCTAAACAAGGCGGCGACGGAAGAGAGATGGA
This genomic window from Candidatus Hydrogenedentota bacterium contains:
- a CDS encoding sulfatase; its protein translation is MVLRFKKYLLYPLAWCFVASTVIASMEAITYFIILDGLVDLTLPDFLYHYSVSIAVMGCTLAITWGCFLVFAVWLGSMRAGLAIFMLLYTVLMASYLMHVLNIVFAYTDKYAPYWGLLTRYFLSFAVISAVFFSLILGKITRNRNKVLTLRPFTIIALQFFALICILWLRNTSLPQLSGGIFITLYLALALLSILLLWFLFASPRRLQIFLIVVFLLCIAPLLLFKNNPAAEDAVSTEGAPAAAQAKHVVLITVDTLRRDALGCYNAEYKGQTPQIDGLAEDSTVFTKAFSAAPWTCPSVSSILTGLRPQVHQMITGKGALTEKAPTLAEAMQQGGYHTSAIGFNGLLQERSKLNRGFKEYHWYPMQKYDIEHFGVGLTHELIYMLPRLIPDASGMTDHAIEWVQENRERDFFLWLHYFDPHTPYKPPVAHQPKQGGDGREMEFHETRAARMGSTARSVEDRDWIRALYQGEVRFIDAELGRFLEALRSLNLYDSALIVFTSDHGEEFWDHDLFEHGQSLYNELVNVPFFIKSPHSSGQDHIEDNVSTQAIMPTILELCHISPEYPEGLMSSLSPMLSTAAPHTATEPIYIGSSLFHDRLEGVVFDSMKYIHGTLSGHEWLFNLEADPEERNSLIFQDAENLERGRQLLEQRKEEDARFRDQLGIDSDEEEPLDPESIRSLEALGYL